Proteins encoded in a region of the Natator depressus isolate rNatDep1 chromosome 23, rNatDep2.hap1, whole genome shotgun sequence genome:
- the C23H19orf33 gene encoding immortalization up-regulated protein isoform X1 translates to MALALAQTGPPRDSPFPPVVEGSVLVEVAQEEPEADGLHPEDDEEEPEGGEEEELTRHPAKGRGKLLARTSRNMRKGRKWGTPPSTRTSTDPPRTPAAAPVRAAGSTMASPIAQATSTRRRRRRS, encoded by the exons CGGGCCCCCCGCGGGACTCACCGTTCCCCCCAGTGGTAGAAGGCTCGGTCCTGGTAGAAGTTGCACAGGAAGAGCCAGAGGCTGATGGTCTCCATCCAGAAGATGACGAAGAGGAaccagagggaggagaggaggaagagctCACACGCCATCCTGCCAAGGGCAGAGGGAAG CTGTTGGCCCGGACCTCAAGAAACATGAGGAAGGGAAGAAAGTGGGGCACCCCACCAAGCACAAG GACGAGCACGGATCCTCCTcggactccagcagcagctccagtgAGAGCAGCGGGGAGCACCATGGCAAG CCCCATTGCCCAGGCCACAAGCacaagaagaagaaggagaagaagctGA
- the C23H19orf33 gene encoding immortalization up-regulated protein isoform X2, producing the protein MDCNRAAAVGPDLKKHEEGKKVGHPTKHKDEHGSSSDSSSSSSESSGEHHGKPHCPGHKHKKKKEKKLNKEKKPKKEKKSH; encoded by the exons ATGGACTGTAACCGGGCGGCGG CTGTTGGCCCGGACCTCAAGAAACATGAGGAAGGGAAGAAAGTGGGGCACCCCACCAAGCACAAG GACGAGCACGGATCCTCCTcggactccagcagcagctccagtgAGAGCAGCGGGGAGCACCATGGCAAG CCCCATTGCCCAGGCCACAAGCacaagaagaagaaggagaagaagctGAACAAGGAGAAGAAGccaaagaaggagaagaagagcCACTGA
- the YIF1B gene encoding protein YIF1B isoform X1 has product MNPDGGPGGGLRQPSKRRLPAASSSMADPHQLFDDTSSSALGRGYTAPQSPPVGYPAQGSFLAEPMSSFAMAYGSTLASHSKEIVDKNIDRFIPMTKLKYYFAVDTVYVGKKLGLLLFPFMHQDWQVRYQQDTPVAPRFDINAPDLYIPVMAFITYILVAGLALGTQNRFSPDILGLQASSALAWLIVEVLAILLSLYLVTVNTDLTTIDLVAFSGYKYVGMIVGIVSGLLFGKTGYHLLLSWCCLSIFVFMIRTLRLKILSEAAAEGVLVRGAKNQLRMYLTMAIAALQPLFMYWLTFHLVR; this is encoded by the exons ATGAACCCGGACGGCGGCCCCGGCGGGGGGCTCCGGCAGc CCTCCAAGCGCCGGCTGCCGGCCGCCTCCTCCAGCATGGCTGATCCTCACCAGCTGTTCGATGACACCAGCTCCAGCGCCCTGGGCAGGGGCTACACTGCCCCGCAGTCCCCCCCTGTGGGCTACCCTGCACAGGGCTCCTTCCTGGCCGAGCCCATGTCCAGCTTCGCCATGGCCTACGGCAGCACCCTGGCCAGCCACAGCAAGGAGATTGTGGACAAGAAC ATTGACCGCTTCATCCCCATGACTAAGCTGAAATATTACTTTGCTGTGGACACTGTCTACGTGGGCAAGAAGCTGGGGCTGCTTCTCTTCCCGTTCATGCACCAG GACTGGCAGGTGCGATACCAGCAGGACACTCCTGTAGCACCACGGTTTGACATCAACGCCCCTGATCTCTACATTCCAG TCATGGCTTTCATCACGTACATCCTGGTGGCTGGCTTAGCACTGGGAACCCAGAACAG GTTTTCTCCCGACATCCTGGGCTTGCAGGCCAGCtcggccctggcctggctgatcgtgGAGGTGCTGGCCATCCTGCTGAGCCTCTACCTGGTGACTGTGAACACGGACCTCACCACCATCGACCTCGTTGCCTTCTCGGGGTACAAGTACGTCGG GATGATTGTCGGCATCGTGTCTGGCCTGCTCTTCGGCAAGACTGGCTACCACCTGCTGCTGAGCTGGTGCTGCCTCTCCATCTTCGTCTTCATG ATCAGGACGCTGCGGCTGAAGATCCTGTCGGAGGCGGCTGCGGAGGGCGTGCTGGTGCGGGGGGCCAAGAACCAGCTGCGCATGTACCTCACCATGGCTATCGCCGCCCTGCAGCCGCTCTTCATGTACTGGCTGACCTTCCACCTCGTCAGGTGA
- the YIF1B gene encoding protein YIF1B isoform X2 gives MADPHQLFDDTSSSALGRGYTAPQSPPVGYPAQGSFLAEPMSSFAMAYGSTLASHSKEIVDKNIDRFIPMTKLKYYFAVDTVYVGKKLGLLLFPFMHQDWQVRYQQDTPVAPRFDINAPDLYIPVMAFITYILVAGLALGTQNRFSPDILGLQASSALAWLIVEVLAILLSLYLVTVNTDLTTIDLVAFSGYKYVGMIVGIVSGLLFGKTGYHLLLSWCCLSIFVFMIRTLRLKILSEAAAEGVLVRGAKNQLRMYLTMAIAALQPLFMYWLTFHLVR, from the exons ATGGCTGATCCTCACCAGCTGTTCGATGACACCAGCTCCAGCGCCCTGGGCAGGGGCTACACTGCCCCGCAGTCCCCCCCTGTGGGCTACCCTGCACAGGGCTCCTTCCTGGCCGAGCCCATGTCCAGCTTCGCCATGGCCTACGGCAGCACCCTGGCCAGCCACAGCAAGGAGATTGTGGACAAGAAC ATTGACCGCTTCATCCCCATGACTAAGCTGAAATATTACTTTGCTGTGGACACTGTCTACGTGGGCAAGAAGCTGGGGCTGCTTCTCTTCCCGTTCATGCACCAG GACTGGCAGGTGCGATACCAGCAGGACACTCCTGTAGCACCACGGTTTGACATCAACGCCCCTGATCTCTACATTCCAG TCATGGCTTTCATCACGTACATCCTGGTGGCTGGCTTAGCACTGGGAACCCAGAACAG GTTTTCTCCCGACATCCTGGGCTTGCAGGCCAGCtcggccctggcctggctgatcgtgGAGGTGCTGGCCATCCTGCTGAGCCTCTACCTGGTGACTGTGAACACGGACCTCACCACCATCGACCTCGTTGCCTTCTCGGGGTACAAGTACGTCGG GATGATTGTCGGCATCGTGTCTGGCCTGCTCTTCGGCAAGACTGGCTACCACCTGCTGCTGAGCTGGTGCTGCCTCTCCATCTTCGTCTTCATG ATCAGGACGCTGCGGCTGAAGATCCTGTCGGAGGCGGCTGCGGAGGGCGTGCTGGTGCGGGGGGCCAAGAACCAGCTGCGCATGTACCTCACCATGGCTATCGCCGCCCTGCAGCCGCTCTTCATGTACTGGCTGACCTTCCACCTCGTCAGGTGA
- the KCNK6 gene encoding potassium channel subfamily K member 6 isoform X1, with translation MNRCAVLGLCLLGYAGYLLLGALLVSAIERPYESRLRAELRSLKAAFLRASPCLNESALERFLERVLSANRYGVSVLRNGSAGASSWDFASAFFFSSTLVTTVGYGYTTPLSDSGKAFCIFYALLGVPFTMLVLTATVQRLARLFVHRPLEYLQLRSGYSHRALARAHFLLLLLAVLVAFFLLPAAIFSALEETWSYLDAFYFCFISLCTIGLGDYVPGEQPGQKLRALYKVSVTDLPQGGRPARPHRPLPAAGRWPQRPGAHPAARGAAGAGREAATCQRPAQHGQPSQLRLHQPIASALPRGGGCVPGAAPCGDRAGGCGRLWLSPGAVLGLARLLSACCGGSWRRVLISAPPFSAAVRQVLSRGRWPGPALFPRLTPAMLGTLGHGAGCGGPAWASRPAPRALADRGG, from the exons ATGAACCGCTGCGCCGTGCTggggctctgcctgctgggcTACGCGGGCTACCTGCTGCTGGGCGCGCTGCTCGTCTCCGCCATCGAGCGCCCCTACGAGAGCCGGCTGCGGGCCGAGCTGCGCTCGCTCAAGGCCGCCTTCCTGCGGGCCAGCCCCTGCCTGAACGAGAGCGCGCTGGAGCGCTTCCTGGAGCGGGTGCTGAGCGCCAACCGCTACGGGGTCTCGGTGCTGCGGAACGGCTCGGCCGGCGCCTCCAGCTGGGACTTCGCCTCCGCCTTCTTCTTCTCCAGCACGCTGGTCACCACCGTGG GCTACGGCTACACCACACCGCTCTCGGACTCCGGCAAGGCCTTCTGCATCTTCTATGCCCTGCTGGGGGTGCCCTTCACCATGCTGGTGCTGACGGCCACGGTGCAGCGCCTGGCCCGGCTCTTCGTCCACCGGCCCCTTGAGTACCTGCAGCTGCGGTCGGGCTACAGCCACCGGGCGCTGGCCCGGGcccacttcctgctgctgctgctggctgtgctggTCGCCTTCTTTCTGCTGCCGGCCGCCATCTTCAGCGCCCTGGAGGAGACCTGGAGCTACCTGGACGCCTTCTACTTCTGCTTCATCTCGCTGTGCACCATCGGGCTGGGTGACTACGTGCCAGGCGAGCAGCCCGGCCAGAAGCTGCGGGCGCTCTACAAGGTCTCGGTCACTG ACCTTCCACAAGGCGGCCGACCTGCACGGCCTCACCGACCTCTTCCTGCTGCCGGCCGCTGGCCGCAGCGACCAGGAGCCCATCCTGCAGCCCGAGGAGCCGCCGGAGCAGGGCGAGAAGCCGCCACCTGCCAGCGCCCAGCTCAACACGGGCAGCCGAGCCAACTACGCCTCCATCAGCCGATAGCGTCAGCCCTGCCCCGCGGAGGGGGCTGCGTTCCCGGGGCAGCTCCCTGCGGGGACCGCGCCGGCGGCTGCGGCAGGCTCTGGCTTTCGCCCGGGGCCGTGCTGGGGCTGGCCCGGCTCCTGTCTGCTTGTTGCGGGGGGAGCTGGCGCAGGGTTTTAATAAGCGCGCCCCCGTTTTCAGCGGCCGTTCGCCAGGTTTTATCGCGGGGCAGGTGGCCGGGACCTGCCCTGTTTCCCAGACTCACCCCCGCCATGCTGGGGACCCTGGGCCATGGAGCCGGCTGCGGGGGCCCAGCCTGGGCCAGCCGCCCGGCGCCGCGGGCTCTGGCTGACCGAGGGGGGTGA
- the KCNK6 gene encoding potassium channel subfamily K member 6 isoform X2 yields MNRCAVLGLCLLGYAGYLLLGALLVSAIERPYESRLRAELRSLKAAFLRASPCLNESALERFLERVLSANRYGVSVLRNGSAGASSWDFASAFFFSSTLVTTVGYGYTTPLSDSGKAFCIFYALLGVPFTMLVLTATVQRLARLFVHRPLEYLQLRSGYSHRALARAHFLLLLLAVLVAFFLLPAAIFSALEETWSYLDAFYFCFISLCTIGLGDYVPGEQPGQKLRALYKVSVTVYLLLGLMAVLLVLQTFHKAADLHGLTDLFLLPAAGRSDQEPILQPEEPPEQGEKPPPASAQLNTGSRANYASISR; encoded by the exons ATGAACCGCTGCGCCGTGCTggggctctgcctgctgggcTACGCGGGCTACCTGCTGCTGGGCGCGCTGCTCGTCTCCGCCATCGAGCGCCCCTACGAGAGCCGGCTGCGGGCCGAGCTGCGCTCGCTCAAGGCCGCCTTCCTGCGGGCCAGCCCCTGCCTGAACGAGAGCGCGCTGGAGCGCTTCCTGGAGCGGGTGCTGAGCGCCAACCGCTACGGGGTCTCGGTGCTGCGGAACGGCTCGGCCGGCGCCTCCAGCTGGGACTTCGCCTCCGCCTTCTTCTTCTCCAGCACGCTGGTCACCACCGTGG GCTACGGCTACACCACACCGCTCTCGGACTCCGGCAAGGCCTTCTGCATCTTCTATGCCCTGCTGGGGGTGCCCTTCACCATGCTGGTGCTGACGGCCACGGTGCAGCGCCTGGCCCGGCTCTTCGTCCACCGGCCCCTTGAGTACCTGCAGCTGCGGTCGGGCTACAGCCACCGGGCGCTGGCCCGGGcccacttcctgctgctgctgctggctgtgctggTCGCCTTCTTTCTGCTGCCGGCCGCCATCTTCAGCGCCCTGGAGGAGACCTGGAGCTACCTGGACGCCTTCTACTTCTGCTTCATCTCGCTGTGCACCATCGGGCTGGGTGACTACGTGCCAGGCGAGCAGCCCGGCCAGAAGCTGCGGGCGCTCTACAAGGTCTCGGTCACTG TGTACCTGCTGCTGGGGCTGATGGCCGTGCTGCTGGTTCTACAGACCTTCCACAAGGCGGCCGACCTGCACGGCCTCACCGACCTCTTCCTGCTGCCGGCCGCTGGCCGCAGCGACCAGGAGCCCATCCTGCAGCCCGAGGAGCCGCCGGAGCAGGGCGAGAAGCCGCCACCTGCCAGCGCCCAGCTCAACACGGGCAGCCGAGCCAACTACGCCTCCATCAGCCGATAG